In the genome of Raphanus sativus cultivar WK10039 chromosome 4, ASM80110v3, whole genome shotgun sequence, one region contains:
- the LOC130510408 gene encoding uncharacterized protein LOC130510408, with amino-acid sequence MVETRLGKRKDRLPPTDPPPQKSGTSKNSKKNKPKNLKKRKTTDEESPAVEFVGTVGVAEENEVEEPAKDVEDREKEKEESEKEKEREEENGDEDEEEEGNSDASQEEKEENGDEDEEEEGNSDASQEDKEENGDKDEDEEGNSNEEVENKDEEEIQEEEENGTLPTPEENGTPEENRGQNENENQEEGEKEPPLEAESENVDGDGDGVLGQGEEELEATEAIKPLRMYFYESEYKKQIKIATKCFVNDVMVTFANLKPKMSDTERKWFEKHPQFCHVFHMEKDSNHMVQGMWMLLLRTVDGSKRKEVWFIVNGVPIRYGLREHALISGLSCRNYPLGYKEFGDRKFVKRHFKKGESIRLEDVKAKLLAMGEHRDRLKMMVLFFLGSVICAQTKVGKGAKDISIDSWVKRLAEGHSVFFEEMYDVDVAARDPNAQEAVDEDQDDEDQDDEVGGEEGGASQKKMMEELIKQVKMIGTQLKRVKKTMDKFEERMVVPFEAFMKKAMDEGQGSGE; translated from the exons ATGGTTGAAACTAGGCTGGGTAAGAGAAAGGATAGGCTTCCTCCAACGGATCCTCCTCCGCAAAAGAGCGGGACCTCGAAGAACTCGAAGAAGAACAAACCGAAGAActtgaagaagagaaaaacGACGGATGAGGAATCACCGGCGGTTGAATTTGTTGGAACCGTGGGAGTTGCGGAGGAGAATGAAGTAGAAGAACCGGCTAAGGATGTAGAAGATcgggagaaagagaaagaagaatcggagaaggagaaagaaagggaagaagaaaatggagacgaagatgaagaggaagaaggaaacagcgatgcatctcaagaagagaaagaagaaaatggagacgaagatgaagaggaagaaggaaacagcgatgcatctcaagaagataaagaagaaaatggagataaagatgaagatgaagaaggaaatAGCAATGAAGAAGTAGAGaacaaagatgaagaagaaatacaagaggaggaagagaacgGGACTCTCCCGACTCCCGAAGAGAACGGGACTCCCGAAGAGAACAGAGGTCAAAACGAAAATGAAAatcaagaagaaggagagaaggaACCCCCATTGGAAGCGGAATCAGAAAATGTTGATGGTGATGGTGACGGGGTTCTCGGGCAAGGAGAAGAG GAATTAGAGGCAACCGAGGCAATCAAACCGTTGAGGATGTACTTCTATGAGTCGGAGTACAAGAAACAAATAAAGATAGCGACCAAATGTTTCGTCAATGACGTTATGGTTACATTTGCTAATCTCAAACCGAAGATGAGTGATACTGAGAGGAAGTGGTTTGAGAAGCATCCACAATTCTGTCACGTGTTCCACATGGAGAAGGACTCAAACCACATGGTCCAAGGAATGTGGATGTTGCTATTGCGGACAGTGGATGGCTCGAAGAGGAAGGAAGTGTGGTTCATTGTGAATGGTGTTCCCATCCGCTATGGCCTGAGAGAACACGCTTTGATCTCAGGTCTTAGCTGCCGCAACTATCCACTTGGGTATAAGGAGTTTGGTGATAGAAAGTTCGTGAAGCGCCATTTTAAGAAGGGAGAATCAATAAGGCTTGAGGATGTCAAAGCGAAGCTGTTGGCTATGGGAGAACACAGAGACCGGCTGAAGATGatggttttgttctttttaggAAGTGTTATCTGTGCGCAAACGAAAGTAGGAAAAGGCGCCAAAGATATTTCTATTGACAGTTGGGTAAAGCGTCTTGCAGAAGGACATTCAGTCTTTTTTGAAGAGATGTATGATGTAGACGTTGCTGCGCGTGATCCAAATGCACAAGAGGCTGTCGACGAAGATCAGGATGACGAAGATCAGGATGACGAAGTAGGTGGAGAGGAAGGAGGCGCAAgccagaagaagatgatggaggaGTTGATCAAACAAGTGAAAATGATTGGCACTCAGCTAAAGAGAGTTAAGAAGACAATGGACAAGTTTGAGGAAAGGATGGTGGTTCCGTTTGAGGCGTTTATGAAGAAAGCTATGGATGAAGGGCAAGGAAGCGGGGAGTGA
- the LOC130511955 gene encoding uncharacterized protein LOC130511955, which produces MSNHVRDIPGSPKESYKMLYSYLYMLEQVNPGTKTCLKLDDISKFEYLFIALGACIEGFAVMRKVIAVEGIRLKNGGVLVFAKAQDPNGQRYPLAFAVVDGENLASWTWFFEMLKSVIPDSSELVFISTRNQSLIFAIGNVFPQAHHGHCLWHLKEKVKLHACNVNKNIVGQKLMELGRYYTVDDFNSAYDSFKIRCPAAYKYVEECGIEKDKWARVFFPRDRYNLDTSNTLGSMKNVFKEATRWALIPMLDCIIRKFSDWFTQRKDVVSRSMNTRLVPRVENYLHDLWAVAHKLPVRELDSYELKYEITDAAGKVFWATLVGKTCTCKVWDYEKFPCLHGLAAYIYFARNVDGRRLDIHELCSKYYWTEMWHLAYSRTLNVVPDMASWNVPDQIKEVKIIPPDRIKRQGRKRV; this is translated from the coding sequence ATGAGCAATCACGTCAGAGATATACCTGGTAGTCCGAAAGAGAGCTACAAGATGTTGTATAGTTATTTGTACATGTTAGAGCAAGTGAATCCGGGGACAAAAACCTGTTTGAAATTGGATGATATAAGTAAATTTGAGTACCTTTTCATAGCTTTGGGAGCTTGCATTGAAGGGTTTGCAGTTATGAGGAAGGTGATAGCTGTGGAGGGGATACGTCTGAAGAACGGTGGTGTTTTAGTTTTCGCGAAAGCTCAGGATCCTAATGGTCAGAGGTATCCACTTGCGTTTGCAGTAGTAGATGGTGAGAATCTTGCTAGTTGGACTTGGTTTTTCGAGATGCTTAAAAGTGTTATACCAGACTCTTCTGAACTGGTTTTCATTAGTACAAGAAATCAGAGCTTGATCTTCGCCATAGGAAACGTGTTTCCACAGGCTCACCATGGTCATTGTTTATGGCATTTGAAGGAAAAGGTGAAATTGCATGCTTGTAACGTCAACAAGAATATAGTCGGGCAAAAACTTATGGAGTTGGGCAGATATTACACGGTTGATGACTTCAATTCTGCTTACGACTCATTTAAGATAAGATGTCCTGCTGCGTACAAGTATGTGGAGGAATGTGGTATTGAAAAGGACAAATGGGCAAGGGTTTTTTTCCCACGTGATAGGTACAACTTGGATACAAGCAACACTCTGGGATCAATGAAGAACGTGTTTAAAGAGGCAACGAGGTGGGCCTTAATACCAATGCTGGATTGTATCATTAGGAAATTCTCTGATTGGTTCACTCAACGGAAGGATGTTGTTTCTAGATCAATGAATACAAGACTGGTGCCTCGGGTTGAGAACTACTTGCACGATCTATGGGCTGTTGCACATAAGCTACCTGTGCGGGAACTTGATAGTTACGAGCTTAAGTACGAGATCACTGACGCTGCAGGAAAGGTGTTTTGGGCGACCTTGGTTGGAAAAACTTGTACTTGCAAGGTGTGGGACTATGAAAAGTTCCCTTGTCTGCATGGACTGGCAGCTTATATCTATTTCGCTAGGAATGTTGATGGCAGGCGCCTTGATATCCATGAGTTGTGCTCAAAATACTACTGGACGGAAATGTGGCATTTGGCGTATTCCAGAACACTTAATGTTGTGCCCGACATGGCTTCTTGGAATGTACCAGATCAGATCAAGGAGGTGAAGATCATACCTCCAGATCGCATCAAGCGGCAAGGAAGGAAAAGGGTTTAA